In Pseudobythopirellula maris, a single window of DNA contains:
- a CDS encoding serine/threonine-protein kinase: MERTPAPPDDRPLAPPAIGAGGGSQADDASWTVPPLTGGSLSASLLATARPPSYPGPAPPAPTGGRPADGPPAEPFGSGSAPSDALPRLDKGGRIDDFEVVEILGNGAFGVVYLARQLSLDRAVALKVTANHGSEGRTLARLEHPHIVTVYSEKVDESGDLRLLCMQLAPGASLRTVMDDLKTIRRVRRGMLGQGHATQGQVGPEWTGADYLASVDTHARVRASLDTAALRDRELLARADAVEATAWIGARLAEAIHHAHQQGVLHRDIKPANVLVNQYGQPMLADFNISQERADTAQETLGGTLAYMAPEHVEALHPEFDTTASQVGERADLYGLGLVLEEMLTGQIPFAPPSHDLAPLERLRRIAEDRRRGPTPWAPSLPSAEKTLRCVLSRSIAPNEELRPASGEALAASLDGCLALREAERRFPRPGWLTRAALRRPIVWLLIAALAPQLVGSAVNITYNTTEIVTKLTEPQQREFVNVLMIYNLVAYTFAAAVGWRVLRPVVRAWRAMSGARPPDARLVDEGRRAALRAPLWLLMLAAVGWLPGGVLFPLVIHADNGPLAPHVFAHFLTSFTLSGLIAAAYSFGAVQHVATRALYPRLWVDPARCRETARRELAGVPWRLRLMQWLSGSVPLGAAAVLLLVAPDEANRSLRVLVAALIVVGMIGYQYTAAGARRMTRVRAALTGLDE, translated from the coding sequence ATGGAGCGCACGCCCGCTCCGCCGGACGATCGGCCGTTGGCGCCGCCGGCTATCGGCGCGGGCGGCGGCTCGCAGGCCGACGACGCCTCGTGGACCGTGCCGCCGCTCACGGGGGGCTCGCTGTCGGCTTCGCTGCTGGCGACCGCCCGCCCGCCCAGCTACCCCGGCCCCGCCCCGCCCGCGCCGACCGGCGGACGCCCCGCCGACGGGCCGCCCGCCGAGCCGTTCGGCTCGGGCTCGGCGCCCTCCGACGCGCTGCCGCGACTCGACAAGGGGGGCCGCATCGACGACTTCGAGGTCGTTGAGATCTTGGGCAACGGCGCGTTCGGCGTGGTCTACCTCGCCCGCCAGCTGTCGCTCGACCGGGCGGTGGCGCTGAAGGTGACGGCCAACCACGGCAGCGAGGGGCGAACGCTCGCCCGGCTCGAGCACCCGCACATCGTGACGGTCTACTCGGAGAAGGTCGACGAGTCGGGCGACCTCAGGCTGCTCTGCATGCAGCTCGCGCCGGGCGCGTCGCTGCGCACGGTGATGGACGACCTGAAGACGATCCGCCGTGTCCGACGCGGTATGTTGGGCCAAGGCCACGCCACCCAGGGCCAGGTCGGCCCCGAGTGGACCGGGGCCGATTACCTGGCGTCGGTCGACACGCACGCCCGCGTGAGGGCGTCGCTCGACACGGCCGCGCTGCGCGACCGCGAGCTGCTCGCCCGCGCCGACGCGGTCGAGGCCACGGCCTGGATCGGCGCCCGCTTGGCCGAGGCGATCCACCACGCCCACCAGCAGGGCGTGTTGCACCGCGACATCAAGCCGGCCAACGTGCTCGTGAACCAGTACGGCCAGCCGATGCTGGCCGACTTCAACATCTCACAAGAACGCGCCGACACGGCGCAGGAAACCTTGGGCGGCACGCTCGCCTACATGGCGCCCGAGCACGTCGAGGCGCTGCACCCCGAGTTCGACACCACCGCGTCGCAGGTCGGCGAACGGGCCGACCTCTACGGCCTGGGGCTCGTGCTCGAAGAGATGCTCACGGGCCAAATCCCGTTCGCCCCGCCGTCGCACGACCTGGCGCCGCTCGAGCGGTTGCGGCGGATCGCCGAGGACCGACGCCGGGGACCGACGCCGTGGGCCCCCTCACTCCCGTCGGCCGAGAAGACGCTGCGCTGCGTGCTCTCACGCTCGATCGCTCCCAACGAAGAGCTCCGCCCGGCGAGCGGCGAGGCGCTCGCCGCCTCGCTCGACGGCTGCCTCGCGCTGCGCGAGGCCGAGCGACGCTTCCCGCGCCCGGGCTGGCTCACCCGGGCCGCCCTGCGGCGGCCGATCGTTTGGCTGCTGATCGCCGCGCTGGCCCCGCAGTTGGTCGGCAGCGCGGTGAACATCACCTACAACACGACCGAGATCGTCACCAAGCTCACCGAGCCGCAGCAGCGCGAGTTTGTGAACGTGCTGATGATTTACAACCTGGTCGCCTACACGTTCGCCGCGGCAGTGGGGTGGCGCGTGCTGCGGCCGGTTGTGCGGGCGTGGCGGGCGATGTCCGGCGCGCGGCCGCCCGACGCCCGGCTAGTCGACGAGGGCCGCCGCGCCGCGTTGCGGGCGCCGCTCTGGCTGCTGATGCTGGCCGCCGTCGGCTGGCTGCCAGGCGGCGTGCTGTTCCCACTCGTGATCCACGCGGACAACGGGCCGCTGGCGCCGCACGTGTTCGCTCACTTCCTGACGTCGTTCACCCTGTCGGGTTTGATCGCCGCCGCCTACTCGTTTGGCGCCGTGCAGCACGTCGCCACGCGGGCGCTCTACCCGCGGCTGTGGGTCGACCCGGCCCGCTGCCGCGAGACCGCCCGCCGCGAACTGGCCGGCGTGCCATGGCGGCTGCGGCTGATGCAGTGGCTCTCGGGCTCGGTGCCGCTCGGCGCCGCGGCGGTGCTGCTGCTCGTGGCGCCCGACGAGGCGAACCGCTCGCTGCGGGTGCTGGTGGCGGCGCTCATCGTGGTCGGCATGATCGGCTACCAGTACACGGCGGCCGGCGCCCGACGCATGACCCGCGTGCGGGCGGCTTTGACGGGGCTGGACGAGTGA
- a CDS encoding M48 family metalloprotease yields MPRQTSTRRGGYSQRQRPMFGVGRPSSAGGASRGRGMGGLKMRLLIAVGLALFALVSYYGNPGDENQITGAMERVALAEEDQEMALGRQAAPQMVQQHGGASRDRGAQQLVDEIGDELLVALDRWIADREAETGEELTNPYQFEFTLLADPKTVNAFALPGGQVFITEALFERLETHGQLAGVLGHEVGHVIARHGNKRMAKQKLFSGLAMAGGALGGDANSARTAQMITQMVSMQYGRQDELESDGWGVELTALSGYDPRAMIGLMRILDEASGGGGPPEMLSTHPKPANRVQYIQGVIKEKFPNGLPDGLRP; encoded by the coding sequence ATGCCCCGCCAAACGTCGACCCGCCGGGGCGGCTACAGCCAGCGGCAGCGGCCGATGTTCGGCGTCGGCCGGCCCTCCTCAGCCGGCGGCGCCTCGCGCGGTCGCGGCATGGGCGGCCTGAAGATGCGGCTGCTGATCGCCGTGGGCCTGGCGCTGTTTGCGCTCGTCTCGTATTACGGCAACCCGGGGGACGAGAACCAGATCACCGGTGCGATGGAGCGCGTGGCGCTCGCCGAGGAGGACCAGGAGATGGCGCTCGGCCGGCAGGCGGCGCCGCAGATGGTGCAGCAGCATGGCGGGGCGAGCCGCGACCGCGGCGCCCAGCAGCTGGTCGACGAGATTGGCGACGAACTCTTGGTGGCGCTCGATCGCTGGATCGCCGATCGCGAGGCCGAGACCGGCGAAGAGCTGACGAACCCTTATCAGTTCGAGTTCACGCTGCTGGCCGACCCGAAGACCGTCAACGCGTTCGCGTTGCCGGGCGGGCAGGTGTTCATCACCGAGGCGCTGTTCGAGCGGCTCGAGACGCACGGCCAACTGGCCGGCGTGCTGGGGCACGAGGTGGGGCACGTGATCGCGCGGCACGGCAACAAGCGGATGGCGAAGCAGAAGCTGTTCAGCGGCCTAGCGATGGCCGGCGGCGCCCTGGGGGGCGACGCCAACTCGGCCCGCACCGCCCAGATGATCACCCAGATGGTCAGCATGCAGTACGGCCGGCAGGACGAGCTGGAGAGCGACGGCTGGGGCGTGGAGCTCACGGCGCTCTCGGGCTACGACCCGCGGGCGATGATCGGCCTGATGCGCATCCTGGACGAGGCGTCGGGCGGCGGCGGTCCGCCGGAGATGCTCAGCACCCATCCCAAACCGGCCAACCGTGTGCAGTACATCCAGGGCGTGATCAAAGAGAAATTCCCGAACGGCTTGCCGGACGGGCTGCGTCCGTGA
- a CDS encoding MFS transporter yields MESGDDQLVRRGMRLANANAALWAVGNGLVSTTLVVYLALDLGAQGLAISAILAAPRFAGALRLAAPALMARTLRRKSLCLAGYALSGAVLVGMPFLAIGLGRSNTAVGVAVLVASWCVYHLLEYVATVALWSWLGDLMPPDARGRLIGRRERWLTVGRMIGMAASFAIIALWNQVDPDVERWRPLAGSAVVGALLLVMSVLPLARMPGLAKRPSAAPQRPWRSLLACLADADYRRLLVFSCYLAVANGLTGMAQSMYPLRVLGVEYRGMLAMRMTMYAGQSALAPAAGGWVAELGARRVMTLSQLLVATGPLFFWIATPAAPWWVAGAFLVWIAYVGLNVGLDTIKLDLAPAENNAPHLAVYYTLSDLANGVMLIGGGLMYDRLVAGGARAEAVYSGLFLAGFVLRLLAVGLILRLREPPPRAL; encoded by the coding sequence ATGGAAAGCGGTGACGACCAACTCGTGCGACGCGGCATGCGGCTGGCTAACGCCAACGCCGCGTTGTGGGCCGTCGGCAACGGGCTCGTCTCCACGACGCTGGTCGTTTACCTAGCGCTCGACCTGGGCGCCCAAGGCTTGGCGATCAGCGCGATCCTGGCCGCCCCGCGCTTTGCCGGCGCGTTGCGATTAGCGGCGCCGGCGCTGATGGCCCGCACGCTACGGCGCAAGTCGCTCTGCCTGGCCGGCTACGCGCTGAGCGGCGCCGTGCTCGTGGGCATGCCTTTCCTGGCGATCGGGCTGGGACGCAGTAACACGGCGGTCGGTGTCGCTGTGCTCGTCGCCTCTTGGTGCGTTTACCACTTGCTGGAGTACGTCGCCACCGTGGCGCTGTGGTCGTGGCTCGGCGACCTCATGCCCCCCGATGCCCGCGGCCGGCTGATCGGCCGACGCGAACGCTGGCTCACCGTGGGCCGGATGATCGGCATGGCGGCGAGCTTTGCGATCATCGCGCTTTGGAACCAAGTCGATCCCGATGTCGAGCGCTGGCGCCCGCTCGCCGGGTCGGCCGTCGTTGGCGCGCTCTTGCTCGTCATGTCGGTCTTGCCGCTCGCACGGATGCCGGGCCTCGCCAAACGCCCCAGCGCCGCCCCCCAGCGTCCCTGGCGCTCGCTGCTCGCTTGCCTAGCGGACGCCGACTACCGGCGGCTGCTGGTCTTCAGTTGTTACCTCGCCGTGGCGAACGGGCTGACAGGCATGGCCCAGAGCATGTACCCGCTGCGCGTGCTGGGCGTTGAATACCGCGGCATGCTGGCGATGCGGATGACCATGTACGCCGGCCAGTCCGCGTTGGCGCCGGCGGCCGGCGGCTGGGTTGCTGAGCTCGGCGCGCGGCGTGTGATGACGCTCTCGCAGCTTCTCGTGGCGACCGGGCCGCTGTTCTTCTGGATCGCCACACCGGCGGCCCCGTGGTGGGTGGCGGGGGCGTTCTTGGTTTGGATCGCCTACGTCGGCCTGAACGTCGGACTCGACACCATCAAACTCGACCTCGCCCCGGCCGAGAACAACGCCCCTCATTTGGCCGTCTACTACACGCTCAGCGACTTGGCAAACGGCGTGATGCTGATCGGCGGCGGTTTGATGTACGACCGGCTCGTCGCCGGCGGCGCCCGAGCCGAGGCGGTTTACAGCGGGCTCTTCCTCGCCGGGTTCGTATTGCGGCTGCTGGCCGTGGGGCTGATCCTGCGGCTTCGCGAGCCGCCTCCCAGGGCTCTTTAA
- a CDS encoding NAD(P)-dependent oxidoreductase, giving the protein MPTPISPQETRLGWIGTGVMGASMARLLREAGYTVTVYNRTRAKAEPLLAIGAEWADTPRAVAEASDVVFSIVGHPHDVREVLLDETTGVLAGSRAGMIVVDMTSSEPSLAVEAAERFAEKGAVSLDAPVSGGDVGARDGKLSIMVGGDRAAFDALEPLWRVMGAKWVYQGAAGAGQHTKVVNQTLAACTMIGICESLVYAQKAGLDLDTVLESVSSGAAGSWSLSNLGPRIVRGDFAPGFYVEHFIKDLGVALAEAERMGIELPGAALAHRLYREVEKQGGGRKGTQSLVLALAKINGVDWPEND; this is encoded by the coding sequence ATGCCGACGCCCATCTCGCCCCAAGAAACAAGACTCGGCTGGATCGGCACGGGGGTGATGGGCGCGAGCATGGCCCGCCTGCTTCGTGAGGCTGGCTACACCGTGACCGTCTACAACCGCACACGGGCCAAGGCCGAGCCGCTGCTTGCGATCGGCGCCGAGTGGGCCGACACGCCGCGCGCCGTGGCCGAGGCCTCCGACGTGGTCTTCTCGATCGTGGGCCACCCGCACGACGTGCGTGAGGTGCTCTTGGACGAGACGACGGGCGTCCTAGCCGGTAGCCGCGCGGGGATGATCGTTGTCGACATGACGAGCAGCGAGCCGTCGCTCGCCGTGGAGGCGGCCGAACGGTTTGCTGAGAAGGGCGCGGTGTCGCTCGACGCGCCCGTGTCGGGCGGCGACGTCGGCGCCCGCGACGGCAAGCTTTCGATCATGGTCGGCGGCGACCGGGCGGCGTTCGACGCGCTCGAGCCGCTGTGGCGTGTGATGGGCGCCAAGTGGGTTTACCAAGGCGCCGCCGGCGCCGGGCAGCACACCAAGGTGGTTAACCAAACGCTGGCCGCCTGCACGATGATCGGCATCTGCGAGTCGCTCGTGTACGCCCAGAAGGCGGGGCTCGACTTGGACACGGTCCTCGAGTCGGTCTCGTCCGGCGCGGCGGGCAGCTGGAGCCTGTCGAACCTCGGCCCGCGGATCGTCAGGGGCGACTTCGCCCCCGGGTTTTACGTGGAGCACTTCATCAAGGACCTGGGCGTCGCCCTCGCCGAGGCCGAGCGGATGGGGATCGAGTTGCCCGGCGCGGCGCTCGCGCACCGGCTCTACCGCGAAGTTGAGAAGCAAGGCGGCGGGCGCAAGGGGACGCAGTCGCTCGTCTTGGCGCTGGCCAAGATCAACGGCGTCGACTGGCCCGAGAACGACTGA
- a CDS encoding SelT/SelW/SelH family protein, giving the protein MPEPTRTHRVEITYCTGCRWMLRSAWYAQELLSTFEAELAEVALRPGSGGVFEVKVGPAAGPAELLWSRERDGGFPEIKLLKQRVRDAVSPAKDLGHSDKRAE; this is encoded by the coding sequence ATGCCTGAACCGACCCGCACGCACCGCGTCGAGATCACCTACTGCACCGGCTGCCGCTGGATGCTGCGTTCCGCGTGGTACGCCCAAGAGTTGCTCTCCACGTTCGAGGCCGAGCTGGCGGAGGTCGCCCTCCGGCCCGGCTCGGGGGGAGTGTTCGAGGTTAAGGTCGGTCCCGCGGCGGGCCCCGCCGAGCTGCTCTGGTCGCGCGAGCGCGACGGCGGCTTCCCGGAGATCAAGCTGCTCAAGCAGCGCGTGCGCGACGCCGTTTCGCCCGCCAAAGACCTCGGCCACAGCGACAAGCGGGCGGAGTGA
- a CDS encoding RNA polymerase sigma factor has translation MPPEKPATNDAPLGDDASYDGPSVEDRLSRIETLWTVVRQAHEETGAEGDTSSRAAARRAILDRYGGAVRRYALAVLRDAEGADEVYQEFALKFVRGDFGSADPQRGRFRAFVKTTVYRLVIDQCRLRQRNARRAGPMPEGFEPAAAPCEEEDHDAMLVRSWRDELLGKAWERLELLEAESGKPHHTVLRCRVEHPDLRSPELAVEFTQLLGKDVKAGAARVLLHRAREAFAELLLEEVAHSLDAPDRNAIEEELIALDLLGYCKPILERRPVQRGGA, from the coding sequence ATGCCCCCCGAAAAGCCGGCGACCAACGACGCCCCGCTCGGCGACGACGCGAGCTACGACGGCCCATCGGTCGAGGACCGGCTCAGCCGGATCGAGACGCTGTGGACCGTGGTGCGCCAGGCGCACGAGGAGACCGGCGCCGAGGGCGACACGTCCTCGCGGGCCGCAGCGCGGCGGGCGATCCTCGATCGCTACGGCGGCGCCGTGCGTCGCTACGCGCTAGCGGTGCTGCGCGACGCCGAGGGCGCCGACGAGGTGTATCAGGAGTTCGCCCTGAAATTCGTGCGCGGCGACTTCGGCTCGGCCGATCCGCAGCGTGGCCGGTTCCGCGCTTTCGTCAAGACAACGGTCTACCGGTTGGTGATCGACCAGTGCCGACTGCGGCAGCGCAACGCCCGCCGCGCGGGGCCGATGCCCGAAGGCTTCGAGCCTGCCGCCGCGCCGTGCGAGGAGGAAGACCACGACGCGATGCTCGTCAGGAGTTGGCGCGACGAGTTGCTCGGCAAGGCGTGGGAGCGACTCGAACTCTTGGAGGCCGAATCGGGCAAGCCGCACCACACCGTGCTGCGTTGCCGGGTCGAGCACCCCGACCTGCGCTCGCCCGAGCTGGCCGTGGAGTTCACCCAACTGTTGGGCAAGGACGTGAAGGCGGGCGCGGCGCGGGTGCTGCTGCACCGCGCGCGCGAGGCGTTCGCCGAGCTGCTGCTCGAAGAGGTCGCCCACTCGCTCGACGCCCCCGACCGCAACGCGATCGAGGAGGAGTTGATCGCGCTCGACCTGCTGGGCTATTGCAAGCCGATCCTCGAGCGTCGCCCGGTCCAGCGGGGTGGCGCGTGA